GCGCCTCGGCGTCCGCCGCGGTGAGGGAGATGCCGAACTCCGTTTCCAGCAGGGCCGGGAGCTCCTCCGGAGCGACCTCGCGCACCTCGCGGTTCCAGTCCGGGCGGGTGCGGGTGAACTCCCGCCCGACCAGCGTGCTGCGCCGGTCGGGCAGCGGGCGCTGCACCACCGTCTGACCGGTGAACGGCGAGCGCGGGTGGGTCGAGATGTAGTGGTTGAACACCGCGTAATCGGCCGGGTAGCGGCGCTCCGTCCCGAAGGCGTAGAGGTCGAACCAGCCGTCCTCGTGGCGGGTCCGCAGCACCCAGGTGCCCGTCTCGTCCTCCCGGACCAGGCCGAACGTCCAGCTGCCCTGCCGGGCCCGGACACCGTCGCGCAACGGCAGCGGTTCCAGCAGCGCCTCGCCGCCGAACCCGACGTCGGTGATCCACCGCTCGCCGTCCAGCTCCACCGCAAGCAGCGCGTGGGTGGCGGGGCGCAGGCGCCGCTCGCCCATGCGGGTACGCGCGCACAGGCCGGTGAGCGCGAAGCCGAGGCGGTCCAGGGCGGCGGCGTAGAGGAGGTTCTGCTCGTAGCAGTAGCCGCCGCGCCGCTGCCGGACCATCTTCGTCTGCAACGACTCCAGGTCCAGCGGGACGGGGCGGCCGAGCACGATCTCCAGGTTCTCGAAGGCGATCGACGCCGAGTGCGCGGCATGCAGGCCGCGCAGGGTTTCCGCGGTGGGCCGCCGGTCGCCCGAGTAGCCGATGCGGGCGAGATAGGCGTCCAGGTCCAGTTGCTCGCCACCCCACACGGATGCGGTCATCGCTGCGGCCTCCCCTGGTCATGGCTTCCTTGCCGGCGAGCCTAGGAGGCCGCGGCCCGCGCCGCGATCGGCCGTGGGGACCAAGGCGGTTGGGGACGGACCTGGGCCCATGGACGTACGGGGGTCGGCCGGGGCGTCTACGCCCCCGGTCGCCCGGACACGCGAAGGGCGCCCGTACCGGCCGGTTCTGCGGCGGTACGGGCGCCCCTGGGACGCCGCTCGGCTCCGGATGATCGACTCCGGAGGGTCAGTTCTGGACAGTCAGTTCCGGCTGCGGGCCGCCCCGACCGGGTCCTTCTGGAACGCCCAGGTCATCTTGGGTTCCATCGCCCACCGGAACGCCCGCTGGACGGGCGGGGTGCACAGCACGGTGATGACGGTGCCCGCGAAGAGCGTGATCAGCACCATGCCCCAGGGGGTGTGCACCCACGGGGTGTCGTACCAGTTCCCGAAGCGGGAGCCCTTGGCGAGGAAGCCGTGCAGCAGATATCCGTAGAGGGTGCCCGCGCCGAGCGCCGTGCACCACATCGTGCGGCCCGGGATCCAGGCGAAGAAGCAGGCCACCAGCACCAGCGAGCAGCCGAACATGGCCAGCGTCATCACCGCGCCGCTCCACCAGGGGGCGCCGAGTTCCTGGGCCGCGTCGCGGTGGTAGAACCACGCGGCGTTCATCCGCGGCGCCGCCCAGTACGCGAAGACCAGGGCGCCGGCGAAGACCGGCACGGCCAGGATGCGTGCCTTCTTGCGGCGGACAAGCTTGAAGTGCTCCGGACGCAGCGACAGCCCGATCACGAAGAACGGCAGGAACTGCAGCACCCGTTGGAGGTCCAGGTCATCGCCGATGTCCGGGGACACGGACGCCAGCACGGCGATGGCCAGGGCGAGCGGGACCGGCCAACGCACGATCTTCCACAGCGGGGTGGTCAGCCGCCAGATGAACAACGCCAGCAGGAACCACGTCAGGTACCAGGGGTCCGTCAGGCTGATCGGATAGTGCGGATCGTCGTCCGCCCACCTCTTGAAGAGCGTGTAGGCGACTTCGAAGAGGATGTACGGGACCGCGACTCCGGTGACCAGCCGCTGCAGCCGGTCCTTGCGCATGTCGAAACTGCGCGAGAAATAGCCGGAGATGATGATGAACGCCGGCATGTGGAAGGCGTAGACGGTGATGTAGAACGCCGCCGCGGTACGGCTCCCGTCCCGCAGGGGCTCCCAGGAGTGACCCATCGCCACCAGCACGATCGCCAGGTACTTGGCGTTGTCGAAGAAGGCGTCGCGGGATTTCGCGGAGGTGCCGGCCGGGGCGGGCGCGGCGGTCCGGCGCCTGCCGCCCTTGGCGCGGCCCCGGTGCGAGGCGGGAGCGGGAGCCGCGGCGGCGGCCGGGGCGGGCGCTCTGGTCGTCGTCGCGGTGGCACCGCCGGCCCGTTCCGGCACCAGGGCGTCCGCCCTGTGCGGGCTCTCCTGAGGCATCTGCCGCGGCGGGGGGAGCGGCACCCGCCGTTCGCCGTACGCCAGGAAATCGTTGTTCAAGGAGCCTCCCGAAACGAAAGCGGGGGAGGAACTGGACGCTGGCCCGCACCGGGCCGCACATCGGAACCCAAAAGCCAAATCCTGCGTCTTAGTTCTTTTACGGGAAGAGTGGCGGCGTCGAACATCTCAGGCACCTTAGCTCCGCCGCGGGAATCCCGTAAATCCCCGCCCTGCGCGGCCACACGCCACGCGTCCGCTCTCCACAGCTCCTTCACGCGGGACGGGGCACGGCGCTCGGGCCGACGCGGCCCGACGACCCACCGGATCCGGGCATTTCCCCCACATTCCCGTCCGCTGCCCCCTATTCAATAATGCCTTCGATCCCGCGCGCCCGCACCGACCGCCTGTTCGTGTTCTTCGCCACGTCCCAGGCATAGACCTCCAACGGCCGTCCGTGCGCGCCGCGCAGCCGGTGCACGGCCGCCAGCCAGCGCGAACTGGCCTCGGACAGCGGCGGGTTGATCTGGTCGGTGAACCGCGCGTAGCGTGCCAGGTCGGACACGGCGGGCGCGCCCAGAATTCCGGTGCGCACCTGTGGCAGGAGTGCGTGGACGGTCTTCACGCAGGCCACCGAGAAGCTCTGGATGACCAACCGGCTCCGGACATGGGCGGAATCCAGCCAGCCGCGCGCCCGCAGTTCCCGTACGACTCCCGCCTCGATTCCTGGATAGCGGCCAGGGGCTTTGATCTCCAGCAAAAGGCGCTGCCCATTGCGTTCCAGCCGGCGCAGATAGGCGTCCAGCGTCGGCACCCGCTCCCCCGCGAAGCGCGCCCCGAACCAGCTTCCGGCGTCCAGCCGGGCGATCTCGGCGGCGGTGAAGTCCCCGACCCGCCACGGCGCCCGCCCGGGGAACACCGTGGCGGCGTTCGTGGTCCGCTCCAGGGTGGTGTCGTGGATGACGACGAGTTGGCCGTCCTTGGTGCGCTGCACGTCGTTCTCGACCCATATGAGTCCGCGGCGACGGGCGGCGTCCACCGCGGCCAGCGTGTTCTCCGGTGCGTAACGGGAGGCGCCGCGGTGTGCGATGACCAGGGCCGGCGCGGCGGTGGGGCCGGCCCGCGCGGTGCGGGTCACGCCGATGTCGGCGAACTCCTCAGGCCGGTGGGCGACCGCGGACGAGGACACCGCCGCCGTCACCAGATACGCGACTCCGGCGGCGGGGATCCGCAACGATCTCCGAAGCATGCGGGAGCCTCCTGGTCCCCGTCCGCGGGCCGGCCGGGCTTTCTCCCCAACATGCCCGGGCCGCCCCGCCCCCGCCACGCGGACGAAGCACCGCCCGCACCGGCCCCGGGCGCCCCGCCCGGCCCCTTTGCCCAGGTCAGCACGGACCGGCCGGAGGACGTCGGCGAACGGGGACGGGCCCCGGGCCACCCGCCATCCGGGCGTCCCGGCGCGGCGGTGAGGCGGCGGGTGCCGCCGTGCCCGTCTCCCTTCGTGGCCCGGTCAGCGGCCGGTCCCCGGGGCTGACGGTTCGGCGTGAAGGATCCGAAAGCGATCGGGTTCCACCGGGTCCCGATCAGCGACCTGGACCGGCGTACCGGCCGATTGCCACACGCTGATGCCCGGCGTGCGGGAGAACCGGATCTGCCCGCGGGTGCCGTCGACAGCGACGCGCGGCCAGGACGCGGCGATGCGCGCCCGGTCCGTGCCGTGCGAACGCAGCACCTCGGCGAGGACGGCGACCGTGTCGTAGCCCTCGAAGGCGACGAAGGAGGGCGCCGCGCCCAGCCGCTCGCGCAGGACCGTCTCGACGCGTGCCCCGAGGGGGCTGAGGCGCTCGGGCAGGTAGCGCAGGAACGGGATCGCTGAGCCGTCGTCGCCCAG
The sequence above is a segment of the Streptomyces lydicus genome. Coding sequences within it:
- a CDS encoding acyltransferase family protein, which codes for MNNDFLAYGERRVPLPPPRQMPQESPHRADALVPERAGGATATTTRAPAPAAAAAPAPASHRGRAKGGRRRTAAPAPAGTSAKSRDAFFDNAKYLAIVLVAMGHSWEPLRDGSRTAAAFYITVYAFHMPAFIIISGYFSRSFDMRKDRLQRLVTGVAVPYILFEVAYTLFKRWADDDPHYPISLTDPWYLTWFLLALFIWRLTTPLWKIVRWPVPLALAIAVLASVSPDIGDDLDLQRVLQFLPFFVIGLSLRPEHFKLVRRKKARILAVPVFAGALVFAYWAAPRMNAAWFYHRDAAQELGAPWWSGAVMTLAMFGCSLVLVACFFAWIPGRTMWCTALGAGTLYGYLLHGFLAKGSRFGNWYDTPWVHTPWGMVLITLFAGTVITVLCTPPVQRAFRWAMEPKMTWAFQKDPVGAARSRN
- a CDS encoding arylamine N-acetyltransferase family protein — encoded protein: MTASVWGGEQLDLDAYLARIGYSGDRRPTAETLRGLHAAHSASIAFENLEIVLGRPVPLDLESLQTKMVRQRRGGYCYEQNLLYAAALDRLGFALTGLCARTRMGERRLRPATHALLAVELDGERWITDVGFGGEALLEPLPLRDGVRARQGSWTFGLVREDETGTWVLRTRHEDGWFDLYAFGTERRYPADYAVFNHYISTHPRSPFTGQTVVQRPLPDRRSTLVGREFTRTRPDWNREVREVAPEELPALLETEFGISLTAADAEALVAFHKE
- a CDS encoding glycerophosphodiester phosphodiesterase; the protein is MLRRSLRIPAAGVAYLVTAAVSSSAVAHRPEEFADIGVTRTARAGPTAAPALVIAHRGASRYAPENTLAAVDAARRRGLIWVENDVQRTKDGQLVVIHDTTLERTTNAATVFPGRAPWRVGDFTAAEIARLDAGSWFGARFAGERVPTLDAYLRRLERNGQRLLLEIKAPGRYPGIEAGVVRELRARGWLDSAHVRSRLVIQSFSVACVKTVHALLPQVRTGILGAPAVSDLARYARFTDQINPPLSEASSRWLAAVHRLRGAHGRPLEVYAWDVAKNTNRRSVRARGIEGIIE